In Lotus japonicus ecotype B-129 chromosome 5, LjGifu_v1.2, one genomic interval encodes:
- the LOC130718980 gene encoding uncharacterized protein LOC130718980 encodes MKNIVLETYNGKTDPKDHLLYFNTKMVISSASDAVKCRMFPSTLKGTSMAWFTTLPRGSITNFRDFSSKFLVQFSASKIKQVTIDDLYNVRQSEGETLKRYVRRFSAAYVKIEESEPHACARAFKNGLQPGKLNSKLSRKPAWSLAEVRARANTYILDEEDDAFKRKRAKKEKDCDQRDVSPTGKQRWEKRESSKRKDKRGKSVEKFAKEQLYPKKESFERRRRWRQADSRWREESGKSLSAHLTELLREVKATHAVEEGEREANPPRAAVDKTKWCEYHRSAGHDTGDCFTLKNEIERLIRAGRSQLNDRGDRWQGERQQGNRYKGSHRQDDRRRNDRRETPTADKNETLTTRKKGAEETFNKDLEPPVGTINTMAGGFGGGGDTPSVRRRHVRAVTSVQENATPFSFHHPDIVISSADFEGIKTHKDDPVVVMVRINNFNVRRVLLDQGSSVDIIYGDAFEQLGLIDKDLMP; translated from the coding sequence ATGAAGAACATTGTTCTTGAGACGTACAATGGGAAAACCGATCCAAAGGATCATCTGctttatttcaacacgaagatggtcaTAAGCTCAGCTTCCgacgcggtgaagtgcaggatgttcccgTCGACGCTTAAAGGTACATCGATGGCTTGGTTCACGACTTTACCTCGGGGATCTATCACAAATTTTCGCGACTTCTCGTCGAAGTTCCTTGTTCAATTCTCTGCGAGTAAGATCAAGCAGGTAACGATCGACGATCTGTATAACGTCCGCCAATCAGAGGGTGAAACTTTGAAACGATATGTCAGGCGGTTCAGTGCAGCATATGTTAAGATTGAGGAGTCGGAACCGCATGCCTGTGCGCGAGCTTTTAAGAATGGACTGCAGCCGGGGAAGCTGAACAGTAAGTTGAGTCGTAAGCCCGCTTGGTCACTGGCAGAAGTACGTGCTCGGGCGAACACCTACATCttggatgaggaggacgacgctttcaaaaggaAGCGcgcaaagaaggagaaggactGCGACCAGAGGGATGTCTCGCCGACGGGTAAACAAAGGTGGGAAAAAAGAGAAAGCAGTAAGCGGAAGGACAAGAGGGGCAAGTCAGTTGAAAAATTTGCAAAGGAACAACTCTACccaaagaaagaaagttttGAGCGTCGGCGCCGGTGGCGTCAAGCCGATTCTCGCTGGCGGGAGGAATCGGGCAAAAGTCTGAGCGCACATCTGACGGAATTGCTCCGAGAAGTCAAAGCAACACACGCAGTCGAAGAGGGCGAGAGGGAGGCTAACCCGCCTCGGGCGGCCGTGGATAAAACCAAGTGGTGCGAATACCATCGATCGGCGGGTCATGACACCGGAGATTGCTTCACATTAAAGAACGAGATTGAGAGATTAATCAGGGCGGGACGTTCACAATTGAATGATCGAGGTGATCGCTGGCAAGGCGAACGACAGCAGGGAAATCGCTATAAAGGGAGTCATCGGCAGGATGATCGCAGAAGAAACGATCGTCGTGAAACGCCAACAGCCGACAAGAATGAGACGTTGACAACAAGAAAGAAAGGagctgaagaaaccttcaacaaagatCTCGAACCGCCGGTGGGAACGATAAATACAATGGCTGGAGGTTTCGGTGGAGGCGGTGACACACCTTCGGTAAGGCGCAGGCATGTCAGGGCGGTAACATCAGTGCAAGAGAATGCAACGCCATTCAGTTTTCATCACCCGGACATAGTGATATCATCGGCAGATTTCGAGGGAATTAAGACACACAAGGATGATCCCGTGGTGGTAATGGTAAGGATCAATAACTTTAATGTGCGACGAGTACTTTTGGACCAGGGAAGTTCTGTGGACATTATTTACGGCGATGCGTTCGAGCAATTGGGACTAATAGATAAAGACCTGATGCCGTAA